In Brachypodium distachyon strain Bd21 chromosome 2, Brachypodium_distachyon_v3.0, whole genome shotgun sequence, one genomic interval encodes:
- the LOC112270740 gene encoding RING-H2 finger protein ATL40-like, giving the protein MESLFSPDNMNVFMSVIIAIYATTIIAPMLYFYVDFCMHRRTDAAAAGSNAHGVAAPLPTDGYELEKIRVDASSGEPGALPVLLCESSSSANADYCAVCLGEMEEGELGRMLPTCLHVFHIGALTRGSDAIRHARSAGWP; this is encoded by the coding sequence ATGGAATCACTTTTCTCCCCCGACAACATGAACGTCTTCATGTCCGTGATAATTGCGATCTATGCCACCACCATCATCGCCCCCATGCTCTACTTCTATGTCGActtctgcatgcatcggcgTACCGATGCTGCTGCCGCAGGGAGCAACGCTCATGGGGTGGCGGCACCGCTGCCGACAGATGGCTACGAGCTGGAGAAGATCAGAGTTGACGCTTCGTCTGGAGAGCCTGGCGCGCTACCGGTGCTCCTGTGTGAGTCTTCTTCATCTGCCAATGCTGATTATTGTGCGGTGTGCCTCGGTGAGATGGAGGAAGGCGAGCTAGGAAGGATGCTCCCGACGTGCCTCCATGTGTTCCACATCGGTGCATTGACGCGTGGCTCCGACGCAATCCGACATGCCCGATCTGCAGGATGGCCGTGA
- the LOC100828289 gene encoding 6-phosphofructo-2-kinase/fructose-2,6-bisphosphatase, whose protein sequence is MGTSGSKGMDGVGGVGAAAAAGGAGIQDEDGVGGAGMESWHGGAQLYVSLKMENARIIGDLVPHVYGSEPIIGSWDPARALAMERELASMWELSFVVPPDHETLYFKFLLKPKDAETPCVIEEGPTRLLTGGMLEGDVRVANFRLNGDDEVLEFRVFNKADIVSPLELAASWRVYKENFQPSQVRGIPDVSINVAPAHATEDGSGSSLELDLEHYVVPTPTAPPTEYAANLAATPASLIQPGALWTNDMLLSDGIQSPSSASADFRDHSYHNKDIEASVADSSKKLQVCGMVESKSVGTLIPLQKQDRQKGLYVDTGVVSPKLGKSFSACALASGLSFASTKAMPEAAGAVAAAAVADRLHGSKEDRKLAIVLVGLPARGKTFTAVKLTRYLRWLGHETKHFNVGKYRRLKHGANQSADFFRADNQQGIEARNEVAALAMEDMIDWMHGGGQVGIFDATNSTRKRRYMLMKMAEGNCKIIFLETICNDRNIIERNVRLKIQQSPDYADQPDYEAGLQDFLERLTNYEKVYEPVEEGSYIKMIDMVKGQGGQLQVNNISGYLPGRIVFFLVNSHLAPRPILLTRHGESLHNVRGRVGGDTVLSENGELYAKKLANFIEKRLKSEKTATIWTSTLQRTILTATPIVGFPKIQWRALDEINSGVCDGMTYEEIKKIMPEEYESRKKDKLRYRYPRGESYLDVIQRLEPVIIELERQRAPVVVISHQAVLRALYSYFADRPLREVPDMEMPLHTIIEIQMGVTGVEEKRYKLMD, encoded by the exons ATGGGCACGTCGGGGTCCAAGGGCATGGACGGCGTCGGGGgcgtcggcgcggcggcggcggcgggcggcgccggaaTCCAGGACGAggacggcgtcggcggcgcggggatggAATCGTGGCACGGCGGCGCGCAGCTCTACGTGTCGCTCAAGATGGAGAACGCGCGGATCATCGGCGACCTCGTGCCGCACGTCTACGGATCCGAGCCCATCATCGGCTCCTGGGACCCCGCCCGCGCT CTCGCCATGGAGAGGGAGCTGGCGTCCATGTGGGAGCTCAGCTTCGTCGTGCCGCCGGACCATG AAACACTCTACTTCAAATTCTTGCTCAAGCCCAAGGACGCGGAGACGCCATGCGTCATCGAGGAAGGACCCACGAGGCTTCTAACCGGAGGCATGCTCGAGGGTGATGTGAGGGTTGCAAACTTCAGGCTTAATGGAGACGATGAGGTGCTTGAGTTCAGGGTGTTCAACAAAGCGGACATTGTTTCTCCGCTTGAACTTGCCGCGAGCTGGAGGGTATACAAGGAAAACTTCCAGCCTTCCCAGGTCCGGGGAATCCCAGACGTCAGTATAAACGTTGCACCTGCTCATGCAACCGAG GACGGATCTGGTTCTAGTTTGGAGCTTGACTTGGAGCATTATGTTGTTCCAACACCAACTGCACCACCAACTGAATATGCTGCAAACCTTGCTGCAACCCCTGCATCCTTAATTCAACCTGGAGCCTTGTGGACAAATGATATGCTTCTTAGTGATGGCATTCAGAGTCCAAGCAGTGCTTCTGCAGATTTTCGAGATCATAGTTACCATAATAAG GATATTGAGGCCTCGGTAGCAGATTCTTCTAAGAAGTTACAAGTTTGTGGAATGGTAGAGTCCAAATCAGTTGGTACCTTAATACCATTGCAAAAGCAGGACAGGCAAAAGGGGCTTTATGTTGACACGGGTGTTGTCTCTCCTAAGCTTGGCAAATCATTTAGTGCATGTGCCCTGGCATCTGGCCTTAGTTTTGCATCAACAAAG GCCATGCCAGAAGCAGCCGGAGCtgttgcagctgcagctgtaGCTGATAGGTTGCATGGATCAAAGGAGGATCGGAAACTGGCTATTGTTTTG GTTGGCCTACCAGCTCGTGGTAAAACATTCACCGCAGTTAAGCTTACAAGGTACCTTCGTTGGCTAGGTCAtgaaacaaaacatttcaacGTTGGAAAG TACCGCCGTCTGAAGCATGGAGCAAATCAG TCTGCAGATTTTTTCCGTGCTGATAACCAACAGGGGATTGAGGCACGTAATGAG GTAGCTGCATTAGCAATGGAAGATATGATAGACTGGATGCACGGAGGAGGTCAG GTTGGTATATTTGATGCAACAAACagcacaagaaaaagaagatataTGCTAATGAAGATGGCTGAAGGGAATTGTAAG ATAATATTTCTGGAGACGATATGTAATGATCGGAACATAATCGAAAGGAATGTACGCCTGAAAATTCAGCAGAGTCCTGACTATGCTGACCA GCCGGATTATGAAGCTGGTTTGCAGGATTTCCTTGAACGCTTGACAAATTATGAAAAG GTCTATGAGCCAGTGGAGGAAGGTTCTTACATAAAAATGATTGATATGGTAAAAGGGCAGGGTGGTCAGTTACAG GTGAACAATATCAGTGGCTACCTTCCTGGGCGCATTGTCTTTTTCTTG GTGAACTCCCATCTTGCGCCTCGGCCTATTTTGCTTACCAGGCATGGTGAGAGTTTACACAATGTTAGGGGAAGAGTTGGTGGTGACACAGTCCTGAG TGAAAATGGAGAGCTTTATGCAAAGAAACTAGCGAACTTTATCGAAAAGCGCCTCAAATCTGAGAAAACTGCAACT ATTTGGACCAGCACTCTGCAGAGAACAATTTTGACAGCAACTCCAATTGTTGGATTCCCAAAG ATACAATGGCGTGCTCTTGATGAGATAAATTCTGGGGTATGTGACGGGATGACCTATgaagagataaaaaaaattatgcctGAGGAATATGA GTCACGCAAAAAGGACAAGCTGAGATATCGCTACCCGCGTGGGGAATCTTACCTTGATGTGATTCAGAG GTTGGAGCCTGTCATTATCGAACTTGAACGCCAGCGTGCACCAGTGGTTGTTATATCCCACCAG GCTGTATTGCGAGCCCTGTACTCATATTTTGCTGACAGGCCTCTAAGGGAAGTTCCAGACATGGAG ATGCCACTTCATACAATAATCGAGATACAAATGGGCGTTACCGGTGTCGAGGAGAAGAGGTACAAGCTCATGGATTGA
- the LOC100836753 gene encoding FBD-associated F-box protein At5g38590: protein MKDSDEADANRSKLADEDRLSALPDDILIHILLKLCSAAAAAQTSVLSSRWRRLWVLLPELELSDGAAHRIHHALVANEAPVLRRLVAFDVEAYPDSLRAWLPIAAHRISGDMIFHISNRNLGGRRVELPCFENSTFIWLNLGSLRLAMPASGAFARLTELFLEQVQLLGECPLSDVVSSLRCPALRVLTLRNAQFIGDGDFTVHSDSLRTIQLANLYGLDKFTVHSESLLQMKLLNLNKLQQLTVVAPALEELTVAYCFINSMNLGQLVGTASISAPSLLVLTWKDAYHPSSFELGQMAHLQCLEVGMFRTYGGPDNLSANSHILRLLQCFRFRVMQKLKLTLVYQADMFDKQYLMEDMTRLPGITFLSLDVAAQGHSFGPCVFHLLRMCTGVTKLALDPAFHFKFQEPCPSDCPCGQPSNWRTEALVLDRLQEVEFKNIRGTGHEVAFAKRLFSCATVLKQMTVTFDRSITESRAIKKFCNKLLSFSRPEIHMEFFMYRLDETVLYVPED from the exons ATGAAGGACAGCGACGAGGCCGATGCCAACCGATCCAAGCTCGCCGACGAGGACCGCCTCAGTGCGCTGCCCGACGACATCCTTATCCACATCCTCCTCAAGCTCTgcagtgccgccgccgccgctcagaCCAGTGTACTCTCCAGCCGCTGGCGCCGCCTCTGGGTTCTTCTCCCGGAGCTTGAGCTTTCCGACGGCGCCGCTCACCGCATACACCATGCTCTCGTGGCCAACGAAGCGCCGGTCCTCCGCCGCCTAGTCGCCTTTGACGTTGAAGCCTACCCCGACTCCTTGCGCGCCTGGCTCCCCATCGCCGCGCACCGCATCTCCGGCGATATGATCTTCCACATCAGTAACCGTAACCTGGGCGGGAGAAGAGTTGAGCTCCCATGCTTCGAGAACTCCACCTTCATCTGGCTCAACCTAGGGTCTCTTCGCCTCGCGATGCCGGCGTCTGGTGCATTCGCTCGTCTCACCGAGCTCTTCCTGGAACAGGTCCAGCTACTTGGCGAGTGCCCGCTCAGTGATGTTGTATCTTCGTTGCGGTGCCCAGCCTTGCGGGTACTCACTCTCCGCAATGCTCAATTTATTGGCGACGGTGACTTTACCGTCCATTCGGACTCTCTCCGGACAATTCAGCTGGCGAATCTGTATGGCTTGGACAAATTCACCGTCCACTCAGAGTCTCTCCTTCAAATGAAGCTGCTGAATCTGAATAAACTTCAGCAGCTAACTGTTGTGGCACCAGCACTTGAAGAGTTAACCGTGGCCTACTGCTTTATTAATTCTATGAATCTGGGTCAACTGGTTGGGACTGCGAGCATCTCAGCTCCCAGTCTGTTGGTGCTTACCTGGAAGGATGCTTATCATCCTAGCTCTTTTGAACTTGGCCAGATGGCTCATCTCCAATGCTTGGAAGTTGGTATGTTTCGGACATACGGAGGACCAGACAATTTGTCAGCCAATTCTCATATACTGAGACTCTTGCAGTGCTTCAGGTTCAGGGTCATGCAAAAACTAAAGCTCACTCTGGTCTATCAGGCG GACATGTTTGACAAACAATACTTGATGGAAGACATGACAAGGCTCCCTGGCATTACATTCTTGTCCCTTGATGTTGCTGCACAAGGACACTCATTTGGACCCTGTGTGTTCCATCTCCTCAGGATGTGTACTGGTGTTACAAAACTGGCACTTGATCCCGCTTTCCACTTTAAA TTTCAGGAGCCATGCCCATCAGATTGCCCATGTGGTCAGCCATCAAACTGGAGAACTGAGGCACTCGTGCTGGATCGCCTCCAGGAAGTAGAATTCAAAAACATAAGAGGAACTGGACATGAAGTTGCCTTTGCAAAGCGACTTTTCAGTTGCGCGACAGTCCTAAAACAGATGACGGTGACTTTCGATCGGTCAATCACTGAAAGCAGAGCCATTAAAAAGTTCTGCAATAAGTTACTAAGCTTCTCCAGGCCAGAGATACATATGGAATTTTTCATGTACCGCCTTGACGAGACGGTTTTGTATGTTCCAGAAGACTGA
- the LOC100837065 gene encoding transcription factor bHLH30, with amino-acid sequence MGGGVIRDRLMATTCQPPTAAPEVSSSSGRSSTEMRRSLKVHSEAERRRRERINAHLATLRRMIPDASQMDKASLLASVVNQVKDLKRKTTARTTTQAAAAAPIPPEANEVTVRCCCASTGGDRATYVRATVSCEDGPGLLAGLAGAFRGLGLRALRAEVASLGGRAHHEFLLRKEEEDGDLGAGVRLMEAAVRQALAEVAFPEMARGGSGGSWSKRQRLLEARCSVMYSV; translated from the exons ATGGGTGGTGGCGTAATTAGAGATAGATTGATGGCTACCACATGCCAGCCTCCGACCGCCGCGCCAGAGGTGTCGTCGTCATCGGGGAGGAGCTCGACGGAGATGAGGAGGTCCCTGAAGGTCCACAGCGAGGCcgaaaggcggcggcgggagaggaTCAATGCCCACCTGGCCACCCTGAGGAGAATGATCCCTGATGCTAGCCAG ATGGACAAGGCCAGCTTGCTAGCCAGCGTGGTGAACCAAGTGAAGGACCTGAAGCGGAAAACAACCGCCAGAACAACCAcacaagcagcggcggcggcgcccatcCCTCCGGAGGCCAACGAGGTCACCGTCCGatgctgctgcgcctccaccggcggcgaccgcgCCACGTACGTCAGGGCCACCGTCAGCTGCGAAGACGGGCCGGGCCTCCTAGCGGGCCTCGCCGGGGCGTTCCGCGGGCTCGGGCTGAGGGCGCTGCGGGCCGAGGTGGCCTCCCTGGGGGGCAGGGCGCACCACGAGTTCCTGCTgcgcaaggaggaggaggacggggaTCTCGGTGCCGGAGTGAGgctcatggaggcggcggtccgGCAGGCGCTGGCCGAGGTCGCCTTCCCGGagatggcgcgcggcggcagcggcggatcGTGGAGCAAGAGGCAGAGGCTTCTGGAGGCCCGCTGCTCGGTGATGTACTCTGTATAG